In Candidatus Poribacteria bacterium, the DNA window CACCAGGCGAATCTCTGGGTCCGAGCCGTCGATGGGAGCGCGGTTCCCCGTCGGTTGACGGACGCCCGCACGTACGACTTCATGCCCGTGTGGTCGCGCGATGGGAGGTGGATCGCCTTCCACTCGCGCCGGTCGCCGAGCAACAACGTGTGGGTGGTTCCAGCCGACGGCGGAACGCCGAAGGCTCTCGGAAGCGCCCTGGCGAACGAGGGCAGCCTGGATTGGTCGCCCACCAGCCCCACGCTCGCGTTCGAGGCGTTCGTCGGCACGTCGTCCGACATCTGGGCGGCGGAGATGGATGGGCCCGAAGCGAAACGGTTCGCCGGTACTGCCGCTTCGGACAAGCGACCGCGCTGGCGACCCGACGGCAGGTCGATTGGTTTCCTGTCGCTGGCTTCGAAGGGCTGGAACGTCTGGCAGCAAGGGACGGCGGACGGCTCGGAGCCGACGCCCATCACGACGGTCGGCGACGTGGTCGCCTTCGAGTGGGTGTTCGACGGCGAGGCGGTCGCCTTCCTCACCGCGGATGGCGGGCTCCACGTCCAGCGCGTCCAGGAGGGCTCCGAGCCGACGCGCGTCGCGACGTGCGTCGACTTCGCCACGTCGCCAGATGGTCGGCGGTACGTCCGAGTGGAGTTCAGGAACCCCGACTACAAACGCTATGCCGACACGTTTTCGCTGGAGCCCTAGCAGGCAACCGCCGAACCGATCTACTCTTGCAGGTTCTGCTCGAGATGGGCGACCAACTGGCGCAGATGCTGTGACAGCGCCTGGTGACGCTCGACGATCTGCGCGTTCTCTTCTTCGAGATGCTTCAGCCGGGCGACTTCACTCTCCAGCTCGCGAACGCGGTCTTCCAGTCCGGCGATGGTCTGGCGTAGACCGGCTTCCTCATCCTCAAGGAGCTGGACAGTTTCCTGCAACGAGTGGATCCGCTTGACGGCTTGCGAGATGCGGTCTTCGAGCTTGGCGACGAGATCGTCGGGGATGAACTGCTCCACGGAAGTTCCTTCCACTGACAGGTCACACCGAGCGGCTGCGCATGCGCCCTCGATGGTAGAGATAGAGTTGGGCGTAGCCGGCGTCTGTGCCGTATCGCTCCCGGACGAACGCGCGAATCGTCGCCACGGGCACCTGCCTGCCGCCGAAGTAGAGCCGCTCGAGCTCCCGGCGGATCCACACGTCGATGGGACACGCCTCGCCCATGCCCAGGGCATAGAGCGCAACGCAGTCGGCGATCTTGTCGCCGACGCCGTGCAACGTTCGCAGCGCAGCGTGCGCTCTGTCGTACGATAGAACGCTGAGCCCTTCGCCGGTCAGCCTGCCCTCGGCGACTGCCGCCGCAGCTTCGCGAAGAGCCCGATGCCGGAACCCCGTACCGCACGCAACGAGTTCTTGGGGCGCCGCTTCCGCGAGCCGCTCCGGCGACGGGAACGCGTAGCCCTCGGTGTACTCTAAACGTCGGCGTTCTCCGAACCGTTGCGAGAGCCGACGCACGATGCCCGTGATTCGTGCGACGTTGTTCACGCTCGACAGGATGAACCCGGCAAGGCATTCCCAGAGCGGCTGCCGGAGGATGCGGACCTCGGGGCAGAACGCCACTGCGTCCGCGACATTCTCATCGATGGCGCTGAGTCGTCGGTGCAGTTCGCCCATGTCCCGATCTGCGTCGAAGTACTCGGCGATCCGGTGGGCGAGGTCTTCAGCGGATGCGTCGGCTTGGGCGAAGAGTCCTCCTTCGTGAGGGCGCACGCGCACGAAGGTTCCGCCGAGCGAGCCGATGTGCCATCCGTCGGCGAGGCTCCAGCAGAACGTCTGTCCCATCGCGAGGGTCGCGGCGAGGTCCAGCGGCGAACGCAGCGGAATGTGGGCGATGACGGTCGCCATGCAGACGCTACCCCGGCATGATCCGGTAAGGAACGTGCGTGAACAGCCCGACGATCATCCAGAAGCCTGCGATGAGCGCTTCTCCCACGACCATTCCGAGGAAGAATGGTCGTAGCTGCCTGTAACCACGGAAACCGAGACCTTTGAGGATCGTGTATTTCAGCAGCCAACCCCAGAAGAACGAGAACCAGACCGTGTAGGGAGCCCAGCTCGTGGTCATCGCGTAGCCCAGCGGATGCAACCGCCACCAGAGGAACCGGTAGCGCATGAAGATGAGTCCCGACATCACGCCGACGCCGACGCCCGTGTAGGCGAGCTCCTCCCAGTCGGTTCCCGTGGGATGCGTCAGTTGGTTCGCCAGGCGGTCGAACGGCTCGGGGGGCCACCAGTAGCCCAGGTTGTTGCCGCCCTTGGTGTACCACAGCCAGATGCCGGATACGTAGGTCGCAGGGATGGCGACGAGGATGGCGATGGCGAGCGCGCCGACGAGGTGACGGCGGCTCATGCCGGACACGTCCGCCGCCTTGAGGCTGTTCATGAAGTGGGGCATCTCGAACTCGCGCAGATCGAACATCAGGGTCTTCTCGTACGCGAGGATCGTTAGACTGCGCGGCGAGATGCGCGACGTGCCCATCGGAATCAGGATGTAGTCCGAAGGTCGGAAGATCGCCAGCAGAAACAGGAACCCGCCGTCGGTCACCATCCACGTCAGGACGACGCACATCACATAGAAGAAGACGTGGACGCCGATCGCCAGCCAGAACGACATGCCGGCGAGCCGCGCCATGCCAGCCAGCGCGACCGTCCCGAGGATCAGCCCCCAGAACGCCAGCCGATACGGCAGGGGTTCAGCGCGGTCGGCGGCGGGGCCTTTGCCGAACGACGCCTTGACGACCATCGCCAGATGCCGCCGTGCGAGCCACATGACGAACACGATCAGCGCCAGGTAACCGCCCATTTCCTGTCGGTTCGCCAGCGTCCACGCGTTGACGGACAGACCGAACACCTCGATGCCCAAGCTTTGCGCCTTGTACAACAGGTAGAACAGCCAGAAGCTGAGCGACACGTCCAGCGACAGGAGGTACGAGAACCCGATGATGGACGGGTAGACGAACAGCACGGTCGAGCGCAGCGCCGTCCACGGACGTTCCGTCAAGTACTGATCCGGGTAGAAGTAGAGCGGGATGCTGGGGATGGTCGGGATGTGGGCGTGGAGGCCGTTCAGCAGGTGCACGGCGACCGGCAAGGCGAAACCCGCCCACATGATCGGGCTCCGAAAGAACCGGTTCATCGACGCGCCGTGGTCGGGCGGCTCGACCATCTCCGCCGGGAGCTGAACGAGCGGGAAGGCGAAGCGCTCGCGTTCGACCCACTGCCGGCGCAGGATCGCGCTCATGCAGAGGAGAACGAATAAGCTCAGCACGAGATACAGGGACCAGATCAGCCCGGGCCGGACCCACAGCCCCCAGGGGATACGCCCCGTCGAGTCGATGCCCTCGTAGAACGTCCGGGCGGCCTTCGGGTCTCGGACGACCATCGCGTCCGGCAGGTAGGCGTGGAACAGGTTCGCCCAATCGTTCTCCGGCGTCGCGAAGTGGAACGGCGCGGTCAGCATGAACAGGTGGTACCGGAGGTATCCCGACGACGGGATGCCTGCCGCTACGAGCATCATCGTCCAGATGGTCATCAGCTCGGTCGGCGTGAAGACGCGCGACGGAGCGATCCGGCGCAGAATGGGGTTGACGCCCAGCACGACGAGCGTGAAGAGGAAGAACG includes these proteins:
- a CDS encoding DNA-3-methyladenine glycosylase 2 family protein is translated as MATVIAHIPLRSPLDLAATLAMGQTFCWSLADGWHIGSLGGTFVRVRPHEGGLFAQADASAEDLAHRIAEYFDADRDMGELHRRLSAIDENVADAVAFCPEVRILRQPLWECLAGFILSSVNNVARITGIVRRLSQRFGERRRLEYTEGYAFPSPERLAEAAPQELVACGTGFRHRALREAAAAVAEGRLTGEGLSVLSYDRAHAALRTLHGVGDKIADCVALYALGMGEACPIDVWIRRELERLYFGGRQVPVATIRAFVRERYGTDAGYAQLYLYHRGRMRSRSV
- the zapB gene encoding cell division protein ZapB: MEQFIPDDLVAKLEDRISQAVKRIHSLQETVQLLEDEEAGLRQTIAGLEDRVRELESEVARLKHLEEENAQIVERHQALSQHLRQLVAHLEQNLQE